The following coding sequences are from one Odocoileus virginianus isolate 20LAN1187 ecotype Illinois chromosome 7, Ovbor_1.2, whole genome shotgun sequence window:
- the FUOM gene encoding fucose mutarotase: MVVLKGVPALLSPELLFALARMGHGDEIVLADVNFPSSSICRGGPEEIRADGLGVPQLLEAVLQLLPLDTYVESPAMVMELMPSDRKRGLLTPVWTSYQSILAKAGYEGSLGMVERFAFYERAKKAFAVVATGETALYGNLILKKGVLAPEDLCQAC; this comes from the exons ATGGTGGTGCTCAAGGGCGTCCCGGCGCTCCTGTCCCCGGAGCTCCTCTTCGCCCTGGCGAGAATGGGGCACGGAGATGAGATCG TTCTTGCAGACGTGAACTTCCCCAGCAGCTCCATCTGCAGAGGCGGCCCGGAGGAGATCCGCGCCGACG GCCTGGGCGTCCCCCAGCTCCTGGAGgctgtgctgcagctgctgccccTGGACACCTACGTGGAGAGCCCG GCTATGGTCATGGAGCTGATGCCCAGCGACAGGAAGAGGGGCCTGCTGACCCCAGTGTGGACGAGCTACCAGTCCATCCTCGCCAAGGCTGGCTATGAG GGCTCCCTGGGGATGGTGGAGAGGTTTGCGTTTTATGAGCGGGCGAAAAAGGCTTTTGCTGTTGTGGCAACTGG GGAGACAGCCCTCTACGGAAACCTCATCCTCAAGAAGGGGGTGCTGGCTCCCGAAGACCTGTGCCAGGCCTGTTGA
- the ECHS1 gene encoding enoyl-CoA hydratase, mitochondrial encodes MAALRALLPRVRAPLRPWLCCPLQRSFASSTAFEYIITAKKGKNSNVGLIQLNRPKALNALCNGLIAELNQALQTFEEDPAVGAIVLTGGEKAFAAGADIKEMQSHTFQDCYSGGFLSHWDRLTRVKKPIIAAVNGYALGGGCELAMMCDIIYAGEKAQFGQPEILIGTIPGAGGTQRLTRAVGKSLAMEMVLTGDRISAQDAKQAGLVSKIFPVETVVEEAIQCAEKIASNSKIVTAMAKESVNAAFEMTLAEGVKLEKKLFYSTFATEDRKEGMAAFVEKRKANFKDQ; translated from the exons ATGGCTGCCTTACGTGCCCTGCTGCCCCGCGTCCGCGCCCCGCTGCGGCCCTGGCTCTGCTGCCCGCTGCAGCGCTCCTTCGCCTCGA GTACAGCCTTTGAGTACATCATCACAGCAAAGAAGGGAAAGAACAGCAACGTGGGGTTGATCCAGCTGAACCGCCCCAAGGCCCTCAATGCTCTCTGCAATGGCCTGATCGCGGAGCTAAACCAGGCGCTGCAGACCTTCGAGGAAGACCCAGCCGTGGGGGCCATTGTCCTCACAGGCGGGGAGAAGGCATTTGCAG CTGGAGCCGACATCAAGGAAATGCAGAGCCACACGTTCCAGGACTGTTACTCTGGAGGGTTTTTGAGCCACTGGGACCGACTCACGCGTGTCAAGAAGCCAATCATAGCTGCTGTCAATGGCTATGCC CTTGGTGGTGGCTGTGAACTTGCTATGATGTGTGACATCATTTATGCTGGAGAGAAAGCCCAGTTTGGGCAGCCGGAGATTCTAATAGGAACCATCCCAG GTGCAGGCGGCACCCAGAGACTGACCCGTGCCGTCGGAAAGTCACTGGCCATGGAGATGGTCCTCACTGGTGACCGGATCTCGGCCCAGGATGCCAAGCAAGCAG GTCTTGTAAGCAAAATTTTTCCTGTTGAGACAGTGGTCGAAGAAGCCATCCAATGTGCAGAAAAAATTGCCAGCAACTCTAAAATTGTAACAGCAATGGCCAAAGAATCAGTGAACGCAG CTTTCGAAATGACATTAGCAGAGGGCGTTAAATTGGAGAAGAAGCTCTTCTACTCAACTTTCGCCACC GAAGACCGGAAGGAAGGGATGGCCGCATttgtggagaagagaaaggccaaCTTCAAAGACCAGTGA